In one candidate division KSB1 bacterium genomic region, the following are encoded:
- the lexA gene encoding transcriptional repressor LexA, whose translation MEELTPKQALVLSLITRRVKEGAPPTLQELADELGVSSKTAVTKHLAALVKKGYISRSSLARGIRLVRSRVEEARERGVRVPLLGTITAGRPVLAQQSIEDYLTLPGTLVRSTGPHFALRVRGDSMKDAGILDGDIVIVKSTKEAANGDVVAALIGEEVTIKRLVIKGEKRYLKAENPAFSDIYPEETWSIQGKVVGLIRHLD comes from the coding sequence ATGGAAGAATTGACGCCAAAACAAGCTTTAGTGCTGAGCCTGATTACCAGACGGGTCAAGGAGGGTGCTCCGCCGACGCTCCAGGAGTTAGCGGATGAGCTGGGCGTGTCCTCCAAGACGGCGGTCACCAAACACCTGGCTGCCCTGGTGAAAAAGGGCTACATCTCCCGTTCCAGTTTGGCGCGAGGCATCAGGTTAGTGCGGTCGCGGGTGGAGGAGGCCCGCGAGCGAGGGGTTCGCGTGCCGCTGTTGGGCACCATCACCGCAGGGCGGCCGGTGCTGGCCCAGCAGAGCATCGAAGACTATCTGACTCTACCGGGCACGTTGGTCCGCTCCACCGGACCCCACTTTGCCTTGCGCGTGCGTGGCGACAGCATGAAGGATGCCGGCATCCTGGACGGCGACATCGTCATCGTCAAGTCCACCAAGGAAGCCGCAAACGGCGACGTGGTGGCCGCGCTCATCGGCGAGGAGGTGACCATCAAACGCCTGGTGATTAAGGGAGAGAAGCGCTACTTAAAAGCCGAAAACCCGGCATTCAGCGACATCTATCCCGAGGAGACATGGAGCATTCAAGGAAAAGTGGTGGGGCTGATTCGCCATCTAGATTGA